The Chryseolinea soli genome contains a region encoding:
- a CDS encoding YybH family protein — MRTPYALACLLCAVFSVFSFHPREANLAGESLAATEQDEQAIRSIIEAETAAYFNKDSTKLFSFYVDDRITQSAWNGSNGSYGSFKGLAAIRKNFTEAFRKNPKPQPQPNIVRSQWFFQKFSNEWMWVNFLQQTDGADGKRYTNYETRVLKKVGREWKLAVMYSLGDHGLGGH; from the coding sequence ATGAGGACTCCCTACGCTCTCGCCTGCTTGCTCTGTGCAGTCTTTTCTGTTTTTTCATTTCATCCCCGCGAAGCTAACCTCGCAGGCGAATCCCTCGCAGCAACCGAACAGGATGAACAAGCCATCCGCAGCATTATTGAAGCGGAGACCGCCGCCTACTTCAACAAGGACAGCACCAAACTCTTCAGCTTCTATGTCGACGACCGCATCACCCAAAGTGCCTGGAATGGTTCCAACGGATCGTATGGCTCTTTCAAAGGGCTGGCCGCCATCCGCAAAAATTTCACAGAAGCTTTTCGCAAGAATCCAAAGCCCCAGCCGCAACCCAACATCGTGCGATCGCAGTGGTTCTTCCAAAAATTTTCCAATGAATGGATGTGGGTCAACTTTCTGCAGCAAACCGATGGCGCGGACGGCAAGCGATATACGAACTATGAGACGCGCGTCCTGAAAAAAGTGGGGCGCGAATGGAAGCTTGCGGTCATGTATTCGCTGGGCGATCATGGGTTGGGTGGGCATTAA
- a CDS encoding MFS transporter gives MEIETLSAKTTSVGYYRWRICALLFFATAINYIDRQVLGILAPQLQTEMDWSDSQYGLIVTAFQVAYAIGFLFMGKLMDRFGCWGGYAFSVLVWSVAAMLHAVARTAVGFGGWRFALGLGEAGNFPAAVKVVSEWFPIKERSLATGIFLSGSSIGAIVAPLAVPVIAIHYGWQWAFILTGASGFVWLLFWLATYRPVEQHPKLSASELAYIQSDPPEPTTEVPWLQLLKYKQTWAFALAKFLSDPIFSFYFFFLPKFFNSQHGLTLDKIGVPIMIIYVMSDLGSMAGGWFSSHLIRRGWSVTKSRKFTMLLASVTVTPVYLASQTTDLWVAVGLIGLALFAHQAWSANLLTLPSDMFPRQAVGSVVGIGSTVGAIGGMFGATTAGFLLQSTHSYAPLFVVAGSAYLVALAILHSLTPRLRAAIP, from the coding sequence TTGGAAATCGAAACGCTGTCTGCTAAGACTACCTCCGTGGGATATTATCGTTGGCGTATTTGTGCGCTCCTGTTCTTTGCCACCGCCATCAACTACATCGACCGCCAGGTACTGGGCATCCTGGCACCACAACTGCAGACAGAAATGGATTGGAGCGATTCGCAATACGGATTGATCGTCACCGCTTTTCAAGTAGCCTATGCCATCGGCTTCCTGTTCATGGGCAAGCTCATGGACCGGTTTGGGTGTTGGGGAGGCTATGCGTTTTCCGTGTTGGTGTGGAGTGTGGCTGCCATGCTGCACGCGGTCGCCCGCACGGCGGTGGGTTTTGGCGGGTGGCGGTTTGCGTTGGGTTTGGGTGAGGCGGGTAATTTTCCGGCCGCCGTCAAAGTGGTGTCGGAGTGGTTCCCCATAAAAGAGCGGTCGCTGGCCACAGGCATTTTTCTTTCCGGCAGCAGCATCGGTGCGATCGTTGCGCCATTGGCGGTGCCCGTCATCGCCATTCACTATGGGTGGCAGTGGGCTTTCATCCTCACGGGTGCATCGGGTTTTGTGTGGCTGCTATTTTGGCTGGCCACCTATCGTCCCGTGGAGCAACACCCCAAACTTTCGGCATCGGAACTGGCCTATATTCAAAGCGATCCTCCCGAGCCCACCACGGAAGTGCCCTGGTTGCAATTGCTGAAGTACAAACAGACGTGGGCGTTTGCCCTGGCAAAATTTCTGAGCGACCCGATCTTCTCGTTCTACTTTTTCTTCCTGCCAAAATTTTTCAACAGTCAGCATGGTCTCACGTTGGATAAGATCGGGGTGCCCATCATGATCATCTACGTCATGTCCGATCTGGGCAGCATGGCCGGTGGGTGGTTCTCTTCGCACCTCATCCGGCGCGGATGGTCGGTCACTAAAAGTCGAAAGTTCACCATGTTGCTGGCGTCTGTTACGGTGACGCCGGTGTACCTGGCATCGCAGACCACAGACCTGTGGGTAGCGGTGGGGTTGATCGGGCTGGCCCTGTTCGCACACCAGGCATGGTCTGCCAACTTGTTGACGTTGCCTTCCGACATGTTTCCCCGACAGGCGGTGGGCTCTGTGGTCGGCATCGGCAGCACCGTCGGCGCCATTGGAGGAATGTTCGGCGCGACCACGGCGGGCTTCTTATTGCAGTCCACCCATTCCTACGCGCCGCTTTTTGTGGTCGCCGGCTCAGCCTACTTGGTGGCACTGGCCATTCTTCACAGCCTCACGCCGCGTTTGCGAGCCGCTATTCCTTAA
- a CDS encoding ROK family protein has protein sequence MVIGVDVGGTNIRAGLERGGEIIHPRNAPFNTRGNLRETLDELTRFIRPLFDHDVTGIGIGVPSVVDVDKGIVLNAANIPSWERVPIKDILHEAFNVPVYVNNDVNCFALGEHRFGQLKGVRNGVGISSGTGLGCGLIINHQLYSGTNCGAGEIGLLPYLDHNMEYYASGNFFRVNYNLSGEEASRLAQQGDREALKYWDAFGVHMGQAIKSVMYAYDPEAIVLGGSLSKSLNLYEASLYTSLQDFIYPESVKRIKIYQSQNPNIALLGAAALVPEPS, from the coding sequence ATGGTTATTGGAGTTGATGTAGGCGGAACAAACATCCGCGCAGGTCTGGAACGCGGTGGCGAGATCATTCATCCACGGAATGCGCCGTTCAACACACGGGGCAATTTGCGCGAAACGCTTGACGAGTTGACGCGGTTTATCCGCCCGCTTTTCGACCACGATGTGACAGGCATCGGCATCGGTGTGCCCTCGGTAGTTGACGTGGACAAAGGTATCGTTCTCAACGCGGCGAACATTCCGTCGTGGGAGCGTGTGCCCATAAAAGATATTCTGCACGAGGCCTTCAATGTGCCGGTCTATGTGAACAATGACGTGAATTGTTTTGCGCTGGGCGAGCACCGCTTTGGACAGTTGAAGGGCGTGAGGAACGGCGTCGGCATTTCTTCGGGCACAGGATTGGGCTGTGGCCTCATCATCAACCACCAGCTTTATTCCGGCACCAATTGTGGCGCGGGTGAGATCGGCCTGTTGCCCTATCTCGACCACAACATGGAATATTATGCCAGCGGGAATTTCTTTCGCGTAAACTATAACCTCAGCGGCGAAGAAGCCAGCCGCCTTGCCCAGCAGGGCGATCGCGAGGCTTTAAAATACTGGGACGCATTCGGTGTCCACATGGGGCAAGCCATCAAGAGCGTCATGTACGCCTATGATCCCGAAGCCATTGTGCTGGGTGGATCGTTATCGAAGTCTCTTAATTTATACGAAGCATCCCTGTATACTTCTCTCCAAGACTTTATCTATCCTGAGTCTGTGAAGCGTATCAAGATCTATCAATCACAAAACCCGAACATTGCTTTGTTGGGCGCTGCGGCTTTAGTGCCGGAGCCGTCGTAA
- a CDS encoding ABC transporter permease, with translation MTPHPPSWALRFLRSVCPDHLAEEIEGDLIQKFASDVRRFGLSRARRRFEWNAIRFFRPGIVLRNKLTYQLINTIMLRNYLIIAFRNVTKNKVFSLINIFGLGTGLAVCLLIFQFVSHELSFDTFFDNADRIYRVTNDRFQNGKLIQHGTITYPTIGPTMAKDYPEIEMYTRLMPGGDMNVKIDDKIFRGDNCHFVDEHFLSVFSFPLLAGDRASALKEPYAVVLTESVAKKYYGVTGGDYTSILGKTFYWGLDQQPYKITGVCANNPDNSHITFDALVSYATLIRPEEHGADDSWTWSDFRHYIVLKPGIDYKAFESKFPAFSDRYFKGDKVSGSVEKFYLQPLKKAHLYSDYEYDIARTASGKAVWAMLIVAIFILVIAWINYINLTTSRALDRAKEVGLRKVMGALKTQLVRQFIFESVLISLIAFVVAVVITWVSQSTFNDIVGSPLSMLKVLGEMQAPSIIIAVLVLVSGVLLAGFYPAFVLSSYQPATVLKGKFQHSSGGKFMRKALVVFQFTASATLITGTLIVSKQLKFMNEADLGIAIRNIMLVDPPELTAWDSTFMTRVENYKDELTKINGVVSAATSSRIPGNRLGRTFGLRLAEQPSDTHYTMSFFGADHNFMDTYDVPLVAGRKFLPTDHKFNFNAINSVIINQNAVELLGIANAQEAIGKEILDGDLKVHIVGVVGNFHQESLKKPMEPIVFVPTYSTYAETSIKIKTNDPKPVIAQVETVFKKFFPNNAFQYSFLEDRYNRQYNDEDRFAKVVTIFTLLGIIISCLGLIGLSSYTAVQRTKEIGIRKALGASRLGIVSLLSADFIKLVAVAIVLSFPLAYMAMQQWLSNYPYKIALQWTLFLLPAVTILAIAFATISFQIFKTAKTNPADTLKYE, from the coding sequence ATGACCCCCCATCCCCCCTCCTGGGCACTTCGTTTTCTACGATCGGTTTGTCCCGATCATTTGGCGGAAGAGATCGAAGGCGACCTGATCCAGAAGTTCGCGTCGGACGTCAGGCGGTTTGGACTATCCAGGGCCCGGCGCCGATTTGAATGGAACGCGATCCGGTTTTTCAGACCCGGCATCGTGCTTCGAAATAAATTAACCTATCAACTTATCAACACCATTATGCTGCGCAACTATCTCATCATCGCGTTTCGGAATGTGACCAAGAACAAGGTCTTTTCGCTGATCAACATTTTCGGATTGGGCACGGGGTTGGCGGTTTGTCTGCTGATCTTTCAATTTGTGTCGCATGAACTGAGCTTTGATACATTTTTTGATAACGCCGATCGCATCTATCGCGTCACCAACGATCGTTTTCAAAATGGCAAGCTGATCCAGCATGGCACGATCACCTATCCCACCATCGGACCGACGATGGCCAAGGATTATCCCGAGATCGAGATGTATACGCGTCTCATGCCGGGTGGCGATATGAACGTGAAGATTGACGACAAAATATTCCGCGGCGACAATTGTCATTTTGTGGACGAGCACTTCCTGTCGGTCTTTAGCTTTCCCTTGTTGGCCGGAGATCGCGCGTCGGCTTTAAAGGAACCGTATGCGGTGGTGCTGACCGAAAGTGTGGCCAAAAAATATTACGGCGTTACTGGCGGCGACTACACCAGCATCCTGGGAAAAACATTCTATTGGGGTCTTGATCAGCAGCCCTATAAGATCACCGGCGTGTGTGCCAACAACCCTGACAATTCGCACATCACGTTCGATGCGCTGGTGTCGTATGCCACACTCATCCGTCCCGAAGAGCACGGCGCCGACGACAGTTGGACGTGGTCGGATTTCCGGCATTACATCGTGTTAAAACCGGGCATAGATTACAAGGCATTCGAAAGCAAGTTTCCCGCTTTTAGCGACCGCTATTTCAAAGGCGACAAGGTATCGGGCAGCGTCGAAAAATTCTATTTGCAGCCGTTGAAAAAAGCGCATTTGTACTCCGACTATGAATACGATATCGCACGCACGGCCAGTGGCAAGGCGGTGTGGGCCATGTTGATCGTTGCTATTTTTATTTTGGTGATTGCGTGGATCAATTACATCAATCTCACCACCTCCCGGGCACTGGACCGTGCGAAGGAAGTGGGCTTGCGCAAAGTGATGGGTGCGCTGAAAACACAATTGGTGCGGCAGTTTATCTTTGAATCCGTTCTCATCAGTTTGATCGCGTTTGTGGTGGCCGTGGTGATCACCTGGGTTTCGCAGTCGACGTTCAACGATATTGTCGGCAGCCCGCTGTCGATGCTGAAGGTGTTGGGTGAGATGCAAGCACCCTCGATCATCATCGCCGTCCTGGTTCTAGTATCGGGTGTGCTGTTGGCAGGATTCTATCCGGCCTTCGTACTCTCGTCTTACCAGCCGGCGACTGTCTTGAAGGGTAAGTTTCAACATTCGTCGGGCGGGAAATTTATGCGGAAGGCCTTGGTCGTTTTCCAGTTCACAGCTTCCGCTACCCTCATTACGGGAACGCTTATTGTTTCCAAGCAATTAAAATTCATGAACGAAGCCGACCTGGGCATTGCCATTCGCAACATCATGCTTGTGGATCCACCCGAACTCACGGCCTGGGACTCCACCTTCATGACCCGTGTTGAAAATTATAAGGACGAACTCACCAAGATCAACGGCGTGGTCAGCGCGGCAACGTCAAGCCGGATCCCCGGCAACCGGCTTGGCCGCACATTCGGACTGCGGCTCGCGGAACAACCTTCCGACACACATTACACCATGAGCTTTTTTGGTGCCGACCATAATTTCATGGATACTTATGATGTGCCGCTGGTGGCGGGACGTAAATTTTTACCGACCGACCACAAATTCAATTTTAATGCCATCAACAGTGTGATCATAAACCAGAATGCCGTGGAACTGTTGGGGATCGCCAATGCGCAGGAAGCCATCGGAAAAGAAATATTGGATGGAGATTTGAAGGTGCACATCGTCGGCGTCGTGGGCAATTTTCACCAGGAGTCGCTGAAGAAACCGATGGAGCCCATTGTGTTCGTTCCCACCTACAGCACCTACGCCGAAACATCTATCAAGATCAAAACCAATGATCCCAAGCCGGTGATCGCGCAAGTGGAGACGGTCTTCAAAAAGTTTTTTCCCAACAATGCCTTTCAATATTCATTCCTGGAAGACCGCTATAACCGCCAATACAATGACGAAGACCGCTTTGCAAAAGTAGTGACCATTTTCACCCTGCTGGGCATTATCATCTCTTGCCTGGGATTGATCGGCCTCTCTTCCTACACGGCCGTTCAGCGCACGAAAGAGATCGGCATACGCAAAGCCTTAGGTGCTTCGCGTTTGGGCATCGTTTCGCTTTTGTCGGCCGACTTTATCAAACTGGTGGCGGTGGCCATTGTGTTGTCGTTCCCGTTGGCCTATATGGCGATGCAGCAATGGCTGTCGAACTATCCATACAAGATCGCATTGCAGTGGACGCTTTTCCTCTTGCCGGCGGTGACCATATTGGCTATTGCCTTTGCCACCATCAGCTTCCAGATCTTTAAGACCGCGAAGACGAACCCGGCAGACACGCTCAAGTATGAGTAA
- a CDS encoding PadR family transcriptional regulator: MGKEYLGEFEELILTMVGVLQEEAYGAVIAEEIEKRLKRDVNLSAVHVTLYRLEDKGLIKSKVGGATSERGGRRKRIYTITSAGLALLRTMKETRMDLWKLIPQLKMSV, translated from the coding sequence ATGGGCAAAGAGTATCTCGGCGAGTTCGAAGAATTGATCCTGACCATGGTGGGCGTGTTGCAGGAAGAGGCGTATGGGGCGGTGATCGCCGAGGAGATCGAAAAGCGCCTGAAACGCGATGTGAACCTTAGCGCTGTGCACGTGACCTTGTACCGGTTGGAAGACAAAGGGCTGATAAAATCCAAGGTAGGCGGGGCCACCAGCGAACGCGGCGGCCGACGCAAACGGATCTACACCATCACCAGTGCGGGTCTGGCTTTGCTGCGTACAATGAAAGAAACGCGGATGGATCTTTGGAAGCTTATTCCCCAATTAAAAATGTCGGTATGA
- a CDS encoding DegT/DnrJ/EryC1/StrS family aminotransferase: MKETLALRGGPKTVTRNFSWPVFDESDVAAVTQVAQSGQWGNPDCSGLVEKFENEFASFCGSKYAIACANGSVALRLALIASGVKPGDEVIVPPYTFIATATIVVEANCVPVFVDIEPDTYNLDPARIEAAITPRTKAIIPVHFAGQACDMDRIMAIAKKHNLTVIEDAAHAHGGVYKGKKLGSIGHAGCFSFQSSKNLNAGEGGLVVTDDESLYNMMNSLRNVGRVKGGQWYEHHYLGCNYRITQFQAALLSQQLARLEEQTRVRDTNGKYLSNLLASIDGIAPLTRGHGETVHTYHLFIFRYDKSKFGGLSKKEFAEALAAEGVPAFMGYPKPIYEQPVFQQKNFMCYALPDTVDYTRVHCPVAERACYEEAVWILQHAMLGSKEDMEQFAAAIKKIQHAVRRD, from the coding sequence ATGAAAGAAACACTTGCCCTTCGCGGAGGGCCCAAGACCGTGACCCGGAATTTTTCCTGGCCGGTTTTTGACGAAAGCGATGTTGCCGCCGTCACGCAGGTAGCCCAAAGCGGTCAGTGGGGAAACCCCGATTGCAGCGGCCTGGTGGAAAAGTTTGAAAACGAATTTGCCTCCTTTTGTGGCAGCAAGTATGCCATAGCGTGCGCCAACGGCTCCGTGGCGTTGCGGCTGGCGCTCATCGCATCGGGTGTAAAGCCTGGCGACGAAGTGATCGTTCCGCCCTACACCTTCATTGCCACGGCCACCATCGTGGTGGAGGCGAACTGCGTTCCCGTTTTTGTCGACATCGAGCCCGATACTTATAACCTCGATCCCGCCAGGATCGAAGCCGCCATCACGCCGCGCACAAAGGCCATCATCCCCGTGCACTTCGCCGGGCAGGCCTGCGACATGGACCGCATCATGGCGATCGCGAAAAAACATAACCTCACCGTCATCGAAGATGCGGCCCATGCCCATGGCGGCGTATATAAAGGAAAGAAGCTGGGGTCGATCGGTCATGCCGGCTGTTTTAGTTTTCAATCATCAAAAAACCTCAACGCCGGCGAAGGGGGATTGGTGGTGACCGACGACGAGTCGCTTTACAACATGATGAATTCCCTGCGCAACGTGGGTCGTGTAAAAGGAGGTCAATGGTATGAGCATCACTACCTGGGTTGCAACTATCGCATCACGCAATTCCAGGCGGCCCTGCTATCGCAACAACTTGCGCGCCTGGAAGAACAAACACGGGTACGCGACACCAATGGAAAATATTTGAGCAACCTACTGGCTTCGATCGACGGCATCGCCCCGCTCACGCGTGGACACGGCGAAACGGTGCACACCTATCACTTGTTTATTTTTCGATACGACAAATCGAAATTCGGAGGATTGTCGAAAAAGGAATTTGCCGAAGCGCTGGCCGCCGAAGGTGTTCCCGCATTCATGGGCTATCCGAAACCGATTTATGAGCAGCCGGTATTTCAACAAAAGAACTTCATGTGCTATGCCCTTCCCGACACGGTGGACTATACCCGTGTGCACTGCCCCGTGGCCGAACGCGCTTGCTATGAAGAAGCCGTGTGGATCTTGCAACATGCCATGCTCGGATCAAAAGAAGATATGGAGCAGTTTGCAGCGGCCATAAAAAAAATACAACACGCCGTTCGTCGCGACTGA
- a CDS encoding MFS transporter, whose product MKRNTVIVLLVFLIFSVISFLTNILGPLVPDIIDSFQLSIGLAGFLPFSFFVAYGVMSIPSGVLIEKYSGKTVIIVAFVLAMVAAQVFAIFPQFTIALLSLFSIGIGMAMLQVVINPLLRQAGGEEHFAFNSVLANFFFGAASFLSPLLYSYLVGNIHSHHASGIAALFNGLVTPELKWVSLYWVFAVTCLVMIVVIAAITFPKVEYTAEDRIDTGETLRELLRDKTVLRFFVGIFCYVGTEQGIANWMSKFLQLYHGVDPATVGATSIAYFWGLLTFGCFVGLLLLKLFDSRHILIVFALGAMLSLLSGLFGDVRIALVALPLTGFFLSIMWSIVFSLGMNSLPKHHGTLSGILCTGIVGGAVMPLIIGGLAESVGLRFAMLVLCMTLGYILSIGIGARPLVTNARVKRWRDLFSKPAVE is encoded by the coding sequence ATGAAACGCAACACCGTCATCGTCTTACTCGTCTTTCTCATTTTCTCCGTCATTTCGTTTCTCACCAACATTCTCGGGCCGCTGGTGCCGGATATTATAGACAGCTTTCAATTGAGCATCGGACTGGCGGGGTTCCTGCCGTTCTCTTTTTTTGTTGCTTATGGTGTGATGTCTATTCCGTCGGGTGTGTTGATCGAGAAGTATTCCGGGAAAACGGTGATCATCGTGGCTTTTGTCCTGGCGATGGTGGCGGCGCAGGTGTTTGCCATTTTTCCGCAATTTACGATCGCGTTGCTCTCGTTGTTCTCCATCGGCATCGGCATGGCGATGTTGCAGGTGGTGATCAATCCTTTATTGCGGCAAGCAGGAGGGGAGGAGCATTTTGCGTTCAACTCGGTGTTGGCCAATTTCTTTTTTGGGGCGGCATCGTTTCTCAGTCCGTTGCTTTATAGTTACCTCGTGGGGAACATTCACAGCCATCACGCCAGTGGCATCGCTGCGCTGTTCAACGGTCTGGTGACGCCGGAGTTGAAATGGGTCTCGTTGTACTGGGTCTTTGCCGTTACCTGCCTGGTCATGATCGTGGTCATTGCCGCGATCACCTTTCCAAAAGTGGAATACACGGCCGAAGACCGCATCGATACTGGCGAAACGCTTCGTGAACTGCTGCGCGACAAAACGGTGCTGCGCTTTTTTGTGGGCATCTTTTGTTATGTGGGCACCGAGCAAGGCATCGCAAACTGGATGTCTAAATTCTTACAACTCTATCATGGCGTAGATCCTGCCACCGTCGGCGCCACCAGCATTGCTTACTTTTGGGGCCTCCTCACCTTTGGTTGTTTTGTGGGCTTGTTGCTGCTAAAACTTTTCGACAGCCGTCATATCCTGATCGTTTTTGCCTTGGGCGCGATGCTCAGTCTTTTGTCCGGACTGTTTGGTGATGTGCGCATCGCGTTGGTCGCGTTGCCGCTCACCGGATTTTTTCTTTCGATCATGTGGTCCATTGTTTTTTCGTTGGGCATGAATTCGCTCCCGAAACATCACGGCACGCTGTCGGGGATCTTGTGCACCGGCATCGTGGGAGGTGCCGTGATGCCGCTGATCATCGGAGGTCTTGCCGAAAGCGTTGGACTGAGGTTCGCCATGTTGGTCTTGTGCATGACGTTGGGATACATTCTGAGCATTGGCATCGGGGCGCGACCCCTGGTGACCAACGCCCGGGTTAAGCGCTGGCGCGATTTATTTTCGAAGCCCGCTGTGGAATAA
- a CDS encoding RidA family protein, which translates to MAITQLNPEGVFPPYRNYSHAVEISGDSKLLIISGLNGYEADGQSMPESFEEQGELIWKHIGTILRSAGMNYANIVSLRTYLSDPSFDEANVRLRMKYLGDNRPALTVICCQLLETKWKLEIEAIAAKSAG; encoded by the coding sequence ATGGCCATTACCCAACTCAACCCCGAAGGCGTTTTTCCACCCTATCGCAACTATAGCCACGCCGTGGAGATCAGCGGCGATTCAAAACTGTTGATCATCAGCGGCCTCAACGGCTACGAGGCCGACGGTCAAAGCATGCCCGAATCGTTTGAGGAACAAGGTGAACTGATCTGGAAACACATCGGCACCATTCTGCGGTCGGCGGGAATGAATTATGCGAACATCGTTTCATTACGGACTTATTTAAGCGATCCGTCATTCGACGAAGCCAATGTCCGGTTGCGCATGAAATACCTGGGCGACAACAGGCCGGCGTTAACAGTGATATGCTGTCAGCTGTTGGAAACGAAGTGGAAGTTGGAGATCGAAGCCATAGCGGCGAAGAGCGCAGGTTAG
- a CDS encoding RNA polymerase sigma-70 factor, with the protein MLKIGSTGMTEAEFEEIYDLFWAKLYGLAYNYFRDKTTAQELVQDVFVNFWMKRENLGHVEDLSAYLFRSMKNRIYDHFDKIASQEKLVRQAKQTFSEETHTTEEAVAYDETLELLNSEIDKLPDTTKTIFRLSRFDRYTNEEIASRLNVSGKAVEYHISQALKKLRLRLDHLIFFMIAMVLLGACT; encoded by the coding sequence ATGTTAAAGATCGGCTCAACCGGTATGACGGAAGCGGAATTTGAAGAGATTTACGATCTCTTCTGGGCTAAACTTTATGGCCTGGCGTATAACTATTTTCGCGATAAGACCACCGCGCAGGAATTGGTGCAGGATGTGTTTGTGAATTTCTGGATGAAGCGCGAAAACCTGGGCCACGTCGAAGACCTGAGCGCCTACTTGTTCAGGTCTATGAAAAATCGCATCTACGATCACTTCGATAAAATTGCGAGCCAGGAAAAACTGGTCCGCCAAGCCAAGCAGACTTTTTCGGAGGAGACACACACGACGGAGGAAGCCGTGGCCTATGACGAGACGCTGGAGCTGTTAAACAGTGAGATCGACAAACTTCCCGATACTACCAAGACCATCTTCCGCCTCAGTCGCTTCGACCGTTACACCAATGAAGAGATCGCTTCCCGTCTGAACGTGTCGGGAAAAGCGGTTGAATACCATATCAGCCAGGCATTGAAGAAACTTCGCCTGCGGCTGGATCATCTTATATTCTTTATGATAGCGATGGTGCTGCTCGGCGCCTGCACGTGA
- a CDS encoding FecR family protein has protein sequence MNKYVLADLIRRLRAGKASAEDKYLLEQIWQEAMRDTSYLDSLSDAEREVLKKKMFAATQEEIGRRMQPRKVVAWRPWALLAAAAFALLFTVSIVLYWNANRYTEVHTGYGERIAVTLPDNSTVTLNGNSILRYHRKWDHEHTREVWIDGEGFFAVQHTVNHQKFVVHASDQLNVEVLGTKFNVKSREKKSEVMLTEGKVKLDMQNTQAKASSVFLAPGELATLGTDRHLSKRTVKQKQYTSWLQYTLYFDRTTLRDVAVLLKDTYGLDVVFDDATLQDRELSGEISSASINDILYAIAETFNLSVTRDGTSVYISSK, from the coding sequence ATGAATAAATATGTATTGGCGGATCTGATCCGGCGTCTCCGGGCGGGCAAAGCCTCGGCTGAAGATAAATATCTGTTGGAACAGATCTGGCAGGAAGCGATGCGCGACACATCCTATCTCGACAGCTTGTCGGACGCGGAACGCGAAGTATTGAAAAAGAAGATGTTTGCGGCCACACAAGAAGAGATCGGTCGTCGCATGCAACCGCGCAAGGTTGTGGCCTGGCGCCCGTGGGCGTTACTCGCTGCAGCAGCGTTTGCCCTACTGTTCACCGTTTCAATCGTATTATATTGGAATGCCAACCGCTACACGGAAGTGCATACCGGCTATGGCGAACGCATTGCCGTCACGCTCCCCGACAATTCGACGGTTACACTCAATGGCAACTCTATACTCCGTTACCACAGGAAGTGGGATCATGAACATACACGCGAAGTGTGGATCGACGGCGAAGGTTTCTTTGCCGTGCAACACACCGTGAACCACCAGAAATTTGTTGTCCACGCTTCCGACCAACTCAACGTGGAGGTGCTCGGCACAAAATTCAACGTGAAGAGCCGCGAAAAGAAATCCGAAGTGATGTTGACCGAAGGGAAAGTGAAGTTGGACATGCAAAACACCCAGGCAAAGGCCAGTTCAGTTTTCCTCGCACCAGGAGAACTGGCCACCCTGGGCACTGACCGCCACCTCTCCAAACGCACCGTAAAACAAAAACAATACACATCGTGGCTGCAATACACTTTGTATTTCGACCGAACCACGCTGCGCGACGTCGCTGTTCTCTTAAAAGATACGTATGGGCTGGACGTTGTTTTTGACGACGCCACGCTGCAAGACCGCGAATTGTCGGGCGAAATCTCGTCCGCCAGTATCAATGACATTTTATATGCCATCGCCGAAACGTTCAACCTAAGCGTTACCCGCGATGGCACCAGTGTTTATATTTCTTCCAAATAA